A region of Paenimyroides aestuarii DNA encodes the following proteins:
- the rplC gene encoding 50S ribosomal protein L3, whose product MSGLIGKKIGMTSIFDEKGKNIPCTVIELGPCVVTQVRTKEVDGYEAYQLGFDDAREKSATKAAAGHFKKAGTSVKKKVVEIQDFESTYNLGDVITVDLFAEGDFVDVQGTSKGKGFQGVVKRHGFGGVGQATHGQHNRLRAPGSVGASSYPSRVFKGMRMAGRTGGEKVTVQNLRVLKVVTDKNLLVVKGAVPGHNNSYVIVQK is encoded by the coding sequence ATGTCTGGGTTAATTGGAAAAAAAATCGGCATGACTTCAATCTTCGATGAAAAAGGGAAAAACATTCCTTGTACAGTAATCGAATTAGGTCCATGTGTCGTTACCCAAGTCAGAACCAAAGAGGTTGACGGGTATGAAGCTTATCAACTTGGTTTCGATGACGCTAGAGAAAAGAGTGCAACAAAAGCGGCTGCAGGTCACTTTAAAAAAGCAGGAACTTCTGTAAAGAAAAAAGTTGTTGAAATTCAAGATTTTGAAAGCACGTATAATTTAGGTGATGTAATCACTGTAGATTTATTTGCTGAAGGAGACTTTGTTGATGTACAAGGTACTTCTAAAGGAAAAGGATTCCAAGGTGTTGTTAAACGTCATGGATTTGGTGGTGTTGGTCAGGCTACGCACGGTCAGCATAACCGTTTAAGAGCTCCAGGATCTGTGGGTGCATCATCGTACCCTTCACGCGTATTCAAAGGAATGCGTATGGCAGGAAGAACAGGAGGAGAAAAAGTAACAGTTCAAAACCTTAGAGTTTTAAAAGTGGTAACCGATAAAAACTTATTAGTTGTTAAAGGTGCAGTACCAGGTCATAATAACTCTTATGTAATCGTACAGAAGTAA
- a CDS encoding BamA/TamA family outer membrane protein, with translation MIFCFANNHAVYGQQIYLKVNGKNANETSFLKQNIKDSIFNNGQEVENQLQTLQGFLKTNGYLYHQIVSAEKTDSLYWVRFDLGKKTDSLKINFNKHQEQLQSILNIDESSKTIAIQNTETYLKNIVDQLAKKGYAISTVRLTNHQFLNNIISADLDLTLDQQRRIDQIVFTPYNNFPTGIRQRLIKKYEKKPFTDAVTQELQKEMRQFPFIKTKKQPEVLFTESNTALYLYVERQNISQFDGLIGFTNDDNGKVQFNGYADLQLMNILNKGEQLKLYWKNDGNQQTQFNLSGEVPYLFNTPFGLKTSLELFKQDSTMLNTKFNAAVLYYLNFNHRIGVGYQSTASVAGTENFYQAADYNNQFITLNYLLNNYQDHPLFRQKYQVTALAGFGSKTEEKDNRKGSQQFINFNAHYLWQLNNRWYIHQQLESSALLSAIPLLYNEYNRFGGINSLRGFQENSLLAKTQLGLYNEIRYLLAPNMYLHSITDAAYYEGENTSDFLYSFGLGFGIQTGGGLFNIIYANGVQPNTDFKLSNAIFHLSYKTQF, from the coding sequence TTGATTTTTTGTTTTGCAAATAATCACGCAGTTTATGGGCAGCAAATTTATTTAAAAGTAAACGGTAAAAACGCTAACGAAACATCTTTTTTAAAACAAAATATCAAAGACAGCATTTTTAATAACGGGCAAGAGGTGGAAAATCAATTGCAAACGTTGCAAGGTTTTTTAAAAACTAACGGTTATTTATACCACCAAATTGTATCGGCAGAAAAAACGGACAGCCTGTATTGGGTGCGTTTTGATTTGGGCAAAAAAACGGATAGTTTAAAAATTAATTTCAACAAGCACCAAGAGCAACTGCAATCTATTTTAAATATTGACGAATCAAGCAAAACCATTGCCATACAAAACACCGAAACTTATTTAAAAAACATCGTTGACCAATTAGCAAAAAAAGGATATGCTATTAGCACGGTACGGCTAACGAATCATCAGTTTCTAAACAATATAATTAGTGCCGATTTAGACCTGACATTGGATCAACAAAGAAGAATTGATCAAATTGTTTTTACCCCTTACAATAACTTCCCTACCGGAATTAGACAGCGATTGATAAAAAAATACGAAAAAAAACCGTTTACCGATGCTGTTACGCAAGAGTTGCAGAAAGAAATGCGCCAATTTCCGTTTATAAAAACCAAGAAGCAACCTGAAGTGCTGTTTACAGAAAGCAACACTGCATTGTATTTATATGTGGAGCGACAAAACATCAGTCAGTTTGATGGGTTGATTGGTTTTACGAACGACGACAACGGCAAGGTGCAGTTTAACGGTTATGCCGATTTGCAATTGATGAATATTTTGAACAAAGGCGAGCAGTTGAAACTGTATTGGAAAAACGATGGCAATCAGCAAACGCAGTTTAATCTCTCGGGCGAAGTGCCTTATTTGTTCAACACGCCATTTGGGTTGAAAACTTCGTTGGAATTGTTCAAACAAGACAGCACCATGCTCAATACCAAGTTCAATGCTGCGGTTTTGTATTATCTGAATTTTAACCACCGTATTGGCGTTGGTTATCAGTCCACAGCTTCTGTGGCGGGAACAGAGAATTTTTATCAGGCAGCCGATTACAATAATCAATTCATCACACTGAATTATTTATTGAACAATTACCAAGATCATCCGTTGTTTCGACAAAAGTATCAGGTGACAGCGTTGGCTGGTTTTGGATCGAAAACCGAAGAAAAAGATAACCGCAAAGGTTCGCAGCAATTTATAAACTTTAACGCCCATTATTTGTGGCAACTAAACAACAGGTGGTATATCCATCAACAGTTAGAAAGTTCGGCACTTTTAAGCGCCATTCCTTTATTATATAATGAATATAATCGTTTTGGAGGCATTAACTCGCTCCGGGGTTTTCAGGAAAATTCGTTGCTTGCAAAAACTCAGTTAGGACTTTATAATGAAATTCGCTATTTGTTAGCACCCAATATGTATTTACACAGCATTACCGACGCCGCTTATTACGAAGGCGAAAACACCAGCGATTTTTTATATTCGTTTGGTTTGGGATTTGGCATACAAACTGGCGGCGGCTTGTTCAACATTATTTACGCAAACGGCGTGCAACCCAACACCGACTTTAAACTATCGAATGCTATTTTTCATTTAAGTTATAAAACGCAGTTTTAA
- the rpsL gene encoding 30S ribosomal protein S12: MPTIQQLVRKGRTQLTKKSKSVALDSCPQRRGVCTRVYTTTPKKPNSAMRKVARVRLTNGNEVNAYIPGEGHNLQEHSIVLVRGGRVKDLPGVRYHIVRGALDTAGVNGRTQRRSKYGAKRPKDAKK; this comes from the coding sequence ATGCCAACAATTCAACAATTAGTAAGAAAAGGGAGAACCCAATTGACTAAGAAGAGTAAATCGGTTGCTTTGGATTCATGTCCTCAAAGACGTGGTGTGTGTACGCGTGTTTATACTACAACGCCTAAAAAGCCAAACTCTGCAATGCGTAAAGTAGCGCGTGTACGTTTGACAAACGGTAATGAAGTAAACGCTTACATCCCAGGAGAAGGACACAATTTACAAGAGCACTCGATAGTATTAGTTAGAGGTGGAAGGGTAAAAGATTTACCAGGAGTTAGATACCACATCGTTCGTGGTGCTTTAGATACAGCCGGTGTTAACGGTCGTACCCAAAGAAGATCTAAATATGGTGCTAAACGCCCTAAAGACGCAAAAAAGTAA
- a CDS encoding rhomboid family intramembrane serine protease, which yields METEQLKYRPAVFWVPFIAILALWMVYYLNWRYFLEWNHFGIVPHTVKGLRGIVFSPFLHGSLQHLWNNTLALLVLLPLICYYYYKNWQTLIIGGILLSGFGTWLIATSGTHIGASGLIYVLTAYMFFTGIRSKQYRLMAISFLMIILYGGSVWYMLPDIEEGISWQGHLAGFISGLLLSYLLKKPQLEPQYKYDWQHPNFDESKDDFIKQFDAKGNYNPLPLLRKDPNGYVYNDTFHRKNGTHNHRIIIKSS from the coding sequence ATGGAAACAGAACAATTAAAATACCGCCCAGCCGTTTTTTGGGTGCCTTTTATAGCAATACTCGCGCTGTGGATGGTTTATTATTTAAACTGGCGTTACTTTTTAGAATGGAATCATTTTGGCATTGTACCCCACACCGTAAAAGGCTTGCGAGGAATTGTTTTTTCACCATTTTTACACGGTTCTCTGCAACATTTATGGAACAACACCTTAGCACTTTTAGTGCTGCTTCCACTCATTTGCTACTACTATTACAAAAATTGGCAAACATTAATTATTGGAGGCATTTTATTGTCCGGATTTGGCACATGGCTCATCGCTACCAGCGGAACCCACATCGGTGCAAGCGGTCTGATTTATGTGTTAACCGCCTATATGTTTTTCACAGGAATCCGCAGCAAACAATACCGCTTAATGGCCATTTCTTTCCTAATGATTATTCTATACGGAGGTTCGGTTTGGTATATGCTGCCCGATATTGAAGAAGGCATTTCATGGCAAGGTCACCTTGCGGGCTTTATCTCCGGACTGCTGCTTTCATATCTTTTAAAGAAACCACAACTAGAACCGCAGTACAAATACGATTGGCAACACCCTAATTTCGATGAAAGCAAAGACGATTTCATCAAACAATTCGATGCAAAAGGCAACTACAATCCCCTGCCCTTATTACGAAAAGACCCAAACGGATATGTGTACAACGACACCTTTCACCGCAAAAACGGCACGCATAACCACCGTATCATTATAAAAAGCTCTTAA
- the rlmB gene encoding 23S rRNA (guanosine(2251)-2'-O)-methyltransferase RlmB: MQNEHQIFGIRAVIEAINAGKEIDKVFIQKEAQGDLMQELMKTLKKNNVNFSYVPVEKLNKLSKFNNHQGAVASIAPIKFVSMEELIEGVLEKKDKPLFLILDQLSDARNFGAIIRTAECTGVDGIIIQKQGSAPVNGDTVKTSAGAVFNIPICKVDHIKDAVFYLQGSGIATVAATEKTENNIYDIDFNQGIAIIMGSEDKGVNPSVLKIIDHKAKLPMFGTISSLNVSVACGAFLYEAVRQRL; encoded by the coding sequence ATGCAAAATGAACATCAAATATTTGGAATTCGTGCGGTTATCGAAGCGATCAACGCAGGAAAAGAAATAGATAAAGTATTTATACAAAAAGAAGCTCAGGGCGATTTAATGCAAGAGCTTATGAAAACGCTGAAGAAAAACAACGTAAATTTTTCGTATGTTCCAGTTGAAAAACTGAACAAATTAAGCAAATTCAACAACCATCAAGGTGCCGTTGCATCTATCGCACCTATTAAATTTGTTTCGATGGAAGAATTGATTGAAGGTGTGTTGGAGAAAAAAGACAAACCGCTTTTTTTAATTTTAGACCAGTTGAGCGATGCCCGCAATTTTGGTGCAATTATTCGTACGGCAGAATGTACCGGTGTGGACGGAATCATTATTCAAAAACAAGGTTCGGCTCCCGTAAATGGCGATACGGTGAAAACATCGGCTGGAGCGGTTTTTAATATTCCCATTTGCAAAGTAGATCACATTAAAGATGCTGTCTTTTATTTGCAAGGTTCGGGAATTGCAACCGTTGCTGCAACCGAAAAAACCGAAAACAATATTTACGATATTGATTTTAACCAAGGCATAGCCATCATCATGGGTTCTGAAGACAAAGGAGTAAATCCATCGGTTCTAAAAATCATTGACCACAAAGCAAAGCTCCCTATGTTTGGAACCATTTCTTCCTTAAACGTTTCGGTGGCTTGTGGTGCTTTTTTATACGAAGCAGTGAGGCAACGTCTATAA
- the rpsJ gene encoding 30S ribosomal protein S10, with product MSQKIRIKLKSYDHALVDKSAEKIVKTVKSTGAVVTGPIPLPTHKKIFTVLRSPHVNKKSREQFELSSYKRLLDIYSSSSKTIDALMKLELPSGVEVEIKV from the coding sequence ATGAGTCAAAAAATCAGAATAAAATTAAAATCTTACGATCACGCTTTGGTTGACAAGTCAGCTGAAAAAATCGTAAAAACTGTAAAAAGTACAGGTGCAGTAGTAACCGGGCCAATTCCGTTACCAACACACAAAAAAATATTTACTGTTTTACGTTCTCCGCACGTTAACAAAAAATCAAGAGAACAATTCGAGTTAAGTTCGTACAAAAGATTATTAGATATCTATTCATCATCTTCAAAAACGATCGACGCTTTAATGAAATTAGAGCTTCCTTCAGGAGTAGAAGTAGAGATAAAAGTGTGA
- a CDS encoding M3 family metallopeptidase, giving the protein MENILLSAFDTAPFSQIKNSDYEPAFNEAIKQAKAEIQEIISNTNAPTFENTIEAMAFSGMQLDRISNIFFNLNSAETNEELQKIAQIVAPKLSAFSNDISLNPELFKRVKQIFDTVDKSTLTTEQTTLLEKTYKGFVRNGALLNEEQKAALREIDAQLSVLSLQFNENVLAETNAYELHITNEDDLAGLPDGVIEAAKNRATQQEKQGWIFTLDFPSYLPFVTYAKNRELRKEIAIANGKKGFQKNEYNNEDIVLKIVKLRNKRAHLLGYKNHATFVLEERMAQNPEKVSTFLNDLLVKAKPAAQREFDELTAYAKKLDGIDRLEKWDGSYYSEKLKQERFNLDDEALKPYFKLENVLNGAFTVAEKLFGLHFTEVFTVDKYHTDVQTFDVTNESGEKIALLYTDFFPRKGKRNGAWMTSFKSQWIKNGVNERPHISIVCNFTPPTPSKPSLLTFNEVTTLFHEFGHALHGMLANTTYPSLSGTSVYWDFVELPSQIMENWVYQPETLALFAKHYETGETIPQQFIDKIKESANFLEGMATLRQLSFGLLDMAWHSKNPEYIDSLKAFENQEFEATKLYPDVAENVMSTAFSHIFAGGYAAGYYSYKWAEVLDADAFDYFEQNGIFNKEIATKFKDFILSQGGTDHPMTLYKKFRGQEPSPNALLKRAGLI; this is encoded by the coding sequence ATGGAAAATATATTATTGTCGGCTTTTGACACGGCTCCGTTTTCACAAATAAAAAACAGCGACTACGAACCAGCTTTTAACGAAGCCATTAAGCAGGCAAAAGCAGAAATACAAGAAATCATAAGCAATACCAATGCACCCACTTTTGAAAACACAATAGAAGCAATGGCTTTTTCGGGTATGCAATTAGACCGTATTTCGAACATTTTTTTTAACTTGAATTCGGCAGAAACCAACGAAGAATTGCAAAAAATTGCTCAAATTGTTGCTCCGAAACTATCGGCTTTTAGCAACGATATTTCGCTAAATCCGGAGTTGTTCAAACGCGTAAAACAAATTTTTGACACGGTTGATAAATCTACTTTAACTACTGAACAAACCACTTTATTAGAAAAAACCTACAAAGGATTTGTGCGTAACGGTGCCTTGCTAAACGAGGAACAAAAAGCGGCATTGCGTGAAATTGATGCCCAACTATCGGTACTTTCATTGCAATTTAACGAGAATGTGTTGGCAGAAACCAATGCCTATGAACTGCACATTACCAACGAAGACGATTTAGCCGGATTGCCCGATGGTGTAATCGAAGCTGCTAAAAATCGTGCCACACAACAAGAAAAACAAGGCTGGATTTTTACTTTAGATTTCCCAAGCTATCTGCCATTTGTAACTTATGCTAAAAACCGTGAATTACGCAAGGAAATTGCGATTGCAAATGGCAAAAAAGGTTTCCAAAAAAACGAATACAACAATGAAGACATTGTGCTTAAAATTGTAAAATTGCGGAATAAACGTGCGCATTTATTAGGTTATAAAAACCATGCAACCTTTGTTTTGGAAGAACGCATGGCACAAAATCCGGAGAAAGTATCGACTTTTTTAAATGATTTATTGGTAAAAGCTAAACCCGCTGCTCAAAGAGAATTTGATGAATTAACGGCTTATGCTAAAAAATTAGATGGTATTGACCGATTAGAAAAATGGGACGGAAGCTATTACAGCGAAAAATTGAAACAAGAACGTTTTAATTTAGACGATGAAGCGTTGAAGCCTTATTTTAAACTGGAAAACGTTTTAAACGGCGCTTTTACCGTTGCCGAAAAATTGTTTGGTTTGCATTTTACCGAAGTTTTTACGGTTGATAAATACCACACCGATGTACAAACTTTTGATGTAACCAATGAAAGCGGAGAAAAAATCGCGTTATTATACACCGACTTTTTCCCAAGGAAAGGTAAACGGAACGGTGCATGGATGACATCGTTTAAATCGCAATGGATTAAAAACGGTGTTAATGAACGGCCGCATATTTCTATTGTATGCAACTTCACTCCTCCTACTCCATCAAAACCTTCCTTACTAACTTTTAACGAGGTTACTACGCTGTTCCACGAATTTGGTCATGCATTGCACGGAATGTTAGCAAACACAACTTATCCTTCCTTATCGGGCACATCGGTTTATTGGGATTTTGTTGAACTTCCAAGTCAGATTATGGAAAACTGGGTATATCAGCCTGAAACTTTGGCATTGTTTGCAAAGCATTACGAAACCGGCGAAACCATTCCACAACAATTCATCGATAAAATTAAAGAAAGTGCCAACTTTTTAGAGGGAATGGCAACCTTGCGACAACTGAGTTTTGGCTTGTTGGATATGGCGTGGCATTCCAAAAACCCAGAATACATTGACAGTTTAAAAGCGTTTGAAAACCAAGAATTCGAAGCCACGAAATTGTATCCCGATGTGGCTGAAAATGTAATGAGTACTGCTTTTTCGCATATTTTCGCTGGTGGATACGCCGCAGGATATTACTCCTACAAATGGGCAGAAGTGTTAGATGCCGATGCCTTTGATTATTTTGAACAAAACGGCATCTTCAACAAAGAAATTGCTACCAAATTCAAAGATTTTATTTTATCGCAAGGTGGAACCGACCACCCAATGACGCTATATAAAAAATTCCGCGGTCAAGAACCATCGCCAAATGCACTGCTTAAACGTGCTGGATTGATATAA
- a CDS encoding TlpA family protein disulfide reductase codes for MNNIILSFILCISTSLVAQTAEDKALINEIIQKYNSHSSMMFDINYMIKFFDEEQPIYLNSSVKIERDLSDKVFRSKFAYTRNDSMFQLIKYYDTKNLYVIEHKNKKITQYNTKKKETFPVTGNIDGRVIDVYFSKIANVPAVINNQKNIKTYTDSANYIIVKLQFPDKDDYYDETEQLYFNKELKVIDKITYSAKYKDQIQKNQWLLSNITFNTFNSNDLKESLQQYFDTYTLEDYKPLTEEDYKLLSNKSKAPEIKGFLYPDYTKETDLKFNKIKVIDFWYTSCMPCIQAIPALNQIHKEFKDYVDVIGINPMETKLKDQQRIEKFLKRTPVNYDILLVNGTIPKAYNVRVYPTVYIIGTDGKIKYSAMGYSETLHNELRKELKKLIKKHR; via the coding sequence ATGAATAACATAATTTTATCCTTTATTCTATGTATTAGTACTTCTTTAGTTGCGCAAACAGCCGAAGATAAAGCACTCATTAACGAAATCATTCAAAAATACAATAGTCATAGCAGCATGATGTTTGACATTAATTACATGATTAAATTTTTTGATGAGGAACAACCAATCTATTTAAATTCATCAGTAAAAATAGAAAGAGACCTAAGTGATAAAGTTTTTAGAAGCAAATTTGCATATACAAGAAACGATTCTATGTTTCAGTTAATAAAATATTACGATACTAAAAACTTATATGTTATTGAGCATAAAAATAAAAAAATAACCCAATACAACACAAAAAAGAAAGAAACTTTCCCTGTAACTGGTAATATTGATGGCAGAGTGATTGACGTTTATTTTTCTAAAATAGCTAATGTCCCTGCCGTTATTAATAACCAAAAAAACATTAAAACATATACCGATTCTGCCAATTATATTATCGTTAAACTTCAATTTCCTGACAAGGATGATTATTACGACGAAACAGAACAATTGTATTTCAACAAAGAATTAAAAGTAATTGATAAAATCACATATTCAGCAAAATATAAAGATCAAATTCAAAAAAACCAATGGCTTTTAAGTAACATTACTTTTAACACATTTAATAGCAACGATTTAAAAGAAAGTTTACAACAATATTTCGATACTTACACATTGGAAGATTACAAACCTTTAACAGAAGAAGACTATAAATTATTGTCTAACAAAAGTAAAGCTCCTGAAATAAAAGGTTTTCTATACCCTGATTACACAAAAGAAACAGATTTAAAATTTAATAAAATAAAAGTAATCGATTTTTGGTATACCTCATGTATGCCATGTATTCAAGCCATTCCTGCTTTAAATCAAATTCATAAGGAATTTAAAGATTACGTTGATGTTATAGGTATAAATCCTATGGAAACTAAATTGAAAGATCAACAGCGAATTGAGAAATTTTTAAAAAGGACTCCTGTAAACTATGATATTTTACTAGTTAACGGCACAATCCCTAAAGCTTATAACGTTCGTGTCTATCCTACTGTTTACATTATTGGAACTGATGGTAAAATAAAATATTCTGCAATGGGTTATTCTGAAACGTTACATAATGAGTTGAGAAAAGAACTAAAAAAATTGATTAAAAAACACAGATAG
- the fusA gene encoding elongation factor G, with the protein MARDLKFTRNIGIAAHIDAGKTTTTERILFYTGKNHKIGEVHDGASTMDWMEQEAERGITITSAATTCTWSFPTDQGKKIAESQDYHFNIIDTPGHVDFTVEVNRSLRVLDGLVFLFSAVDGVEPQSETNWRLADNYKVPRMGFVNKMDRQGSNFLKVCQQVKDMLKSNAVPIVLPIGDEADFKGVVDLVKNRAIVWHDETQGATFDIVEIPAEMVDEVKQYRGQLIEEIAAYDENLLEKYMEDENSITEEEVHKALRAATLDMSIIPMTCGSSFKNKGVQFMLDAVCRYLPSPVDKEAIEGTNPNTDEPITRKPSVSDPFAALAFKIATDPFVGRLAFFRAYSGGLDAGSYVLNTRSGNKERISRIYQMHANKQNPIERIEAGDIGAAVGFKDIKTGDTLCDEKHPIVLESMDFPDPVIGIAIEPKTKADVDKMGMALAKLAEEDPTFTVRTDQASGQTIISGMGELHLDIIVDRMRREFKVEVNQGEPQVEYKEAFTRVADHRETYKKQSGGRGKYGDIVFKIGPADEVDGKPFVGLQFVNEVKGGNVPKEYIPAVEKGFRESMKQGPLAGFEMDSLKVTLVDGSYHAVDSDALSFELAAKMGYKESAKAAGAIILEPIMKLEVLTPEENMGDIVGDLNRRRGQINSMDDRNGAKVVKASVPLSEMFGYVTTLRTLSSGRATSTMEFSHYEQTPSNIQEEVIKKAKGNA; encoded by the coding sequence ATGGCTAGAGATTTAAAATTTACTAGAAACATAGGAATCGCTGCTCACATTGATGCGGGTAAAACCACTACAACAGAGCGTATCCTTTTTTATACAGGAAAAAACCACAAGATTGGTGAAGTGCACGATGGTGCATCAACAATGGACTGGATGGAGCAAGAAGCAGAACGTGGTATCACTATTACATCTGCTGCTACAACTTGTACGTGGTCTTTCCCAACCGATCAAGGTAAGAAAATTGCAGAATCGCAAGATTACCACTTCAATATTATCGATACTCCAGGACACGTTGACTTTACCGTTGAGGTAAACCGTTCATTGCGTGTATTAGACGGATTAGTGTTTTTATTCTCTGCAGTTGACGGAGTTGAACCACAATCTGAAACTAACTGGCGTTTAGCTGACAACTACAAAGTTCCACGTATGGGATTTGTTAACAAAATGGATCGTCAAGGATCTAACTTCTTAAAAGTTTGTCAGCAAGTTAAAGATATGTTGAAATCAAACGCAGTGCCGATTGTTTTACCAATTGGTGACGAAGCGGATTTTAAAGGAGTAGTAGATTTAGTGAAAAACCGTGCAATTGTATGGCACGATGAAACACAAGGAGCTACTTTCGATATCGTAGAAATTCCTGCAGAAATGGTTGATGAGGTAAAACAATACCGTGGTCAATTAATCGAGGAAATTGCTGCTTATGACGAAAACTTGTTAGAGAAATACATGGAAGATGAAAACTCTATCACTGAAGAAGAAGTACACAAAGCATTGCGTGCTGCAACTTTAGATATGAGTATCATTCCAATGACATGTGGTTCATCTTTCAAAAATAAAGGTGTTCAGTTTATGTTGGATGCTGTTTGTCGTTACTTACCATCTCCAGTAGATAAAGAAGCGATCGAAGGTACTAATCCAAACACAGACGAGCCAATTACACGTAAACCATCTGTAAGCGATCCTTTTGCTGCATTAGCATTCAAAATTGCTACCGATCCATTCGTAGGTCGTTTAGCTTTCTTCCGTGCATATTCAGGAGGATTAGATGCAGGTTCTTATGTGTTGAATACACGTTCAGGAAACAAAGAGCGTATCTCTCGTATCTATCAAATGCACGCTAACAAGCAAAACCCAATCGAAAGAATTGAAGCTGGAGATATTGGTGCGGCTGTTGGTTTTAAAGATATTAAAACAGGAGATACTTTATGTGACGAAAAACACCCAATCGTGTTAGAGTCTATGGATTTCCCTGATCCAGTAATCGGTATCGCTATCGAACCTAAAACAAAAGCAGACGTAGATAAAATGGGTATGGCTTTAGCTAAATTAGCAGAAGAAGATCCAACATTTACCGTTCGTACAGACCAAGCTTCTGGGCAAACAATCATCTCTGGTATGGGTGAGTTACACTTAGATATCATTGTGGATCGTATGCGTCGTGAGTTCAAAGTAGAGGTAAACCAAGGTGAGCCTCAGGTAGAGTACAAAGAAGCTTTTACACGTGTTGCAGATCACAGAGAAACCTACAAAAAACAGTCAGGTGGTCGTGGTAAATACGGTGATATCGTATTTAAAATCGGTCCGGCAGACGAAGTGGATGGAAAACCATTCGTAGGATTACAGTTTGTGAACGAAGTAAAAGGTGGTAACGTACCAAAAGAATATATTCCTGCTGTTGAAAAAGGTTTCCGTGAGTCTATGAAACAAGGTCCTTTAGCAGGATTCGAGATGGATTCATTAAAAGTTACTTTAGTTGATGGTTCATACCACGCGGTGGATTCAGATGCTTTATCATTTGAATTAGCAGCAAAAATGGGATATAAAGAGTCTGCAAAAGCTGCAGGTGCTATCATCCTTGAGCCAATCATGAAGTTAGAAGTGTTAACACCAGAAGAAAATATGGGTGATATTGTTGGTGACTTAAACCGTCGTCGTGGACAAATCAACTCAATGGACGATCGTAACGGAGCAAAAGTTGTGAAAGCATCTGTGCCGTTATCTGAAATGTTCGGATATGTAACCACATTGCGTACATTGTCTTCAGGTCGTGCAACTTCAACAATGGAGTTCTCTCACTATGAGCAAACACCTTCTAACATTCAAGAAGAAGTAATTAAAAAAGCAAAAGGTAACGCTTAA
- the rpsG gene encoding 30S ribosomal protein S7 — translation MRKRQAKKRPLLPDPKFNDQLVTRFVNNLMWDGKKSTAFKVFYDALEIVETKKQDEEKTSLEVWKDALTNVMPHVEVRSRRVGGASFQIPMPIRPDRKISMAMKWMILYARKRNDKSMASKLAAEILAAAKEEGAAVKKRMDVHKMADANKAFSHFRF, via the coding sequence ATGAGAAAAAGACAGGCAAAGAAAAGACCTCTTTTACCAGATCCAAAATTCAACGATCAGTTAGTAACACGTTTCGTAAACAACTTAATGTGGGATGGTAAAAAATCTACTGCTTTCAAAGTATTCTACGATGCATTAGAAATCGTTGAAACGAAAAAGCAAGATGAAGAAAAAACATCTTTGGAAGTGTGGAAAGATGCATTAACAAACGTTATGCCTCACGTTGAAGTACGTTCTCGCCGTGTAGGTGGTGCTTCATTCCAAATTCCAATGCCCATTCGTCCAGATAGAAAAATTTCTATGGCGATGAAATGGATGATTCTTTATGCAAGAAAAAGAAACGATAAATCTATGGCTTCTAAATTAGCTGCTGAAATCTTAGCTGCGGCTAAAGAAGAAGGTGCAGCTGTTAAGAAAAGAATGGATGTTCACAAAATGGCTGATGCTAATAAAGCATTCTCTCACTTTAGATTTTAA